The following coding sequences lie in one Lolium perenne isolate Kyuss_39 chromosome 2, Kyuss_2.0, whole genome shotgun sequence genomic window:
- the LOC127335087 gene encoding uncharacterized protein, with protein sequence MAILWRQPSLEFDVKVVRVTGIEARLEGSLFVRYYVPAGDGRRRIRVDTREVPCGGPEDDVLWGELVRFQLAGNGQGAAVAAPGKVAFELRWRPRPSTIGLAALLGTGRPSSRVLARTELAVATKSASTESWLRLSSVGRELGGGYKAPKLLVEVKVVHGAVPAAGHLTVKARKSSGGVNQCCRGGESCRSCGWVGTEKDMFLAATFPH encoded by the coding sequence ATGGCGATCTTGTGGAGGCAGCCGAGCCTGGAGTTCGACGTCAAGGTCGTGAGGGTGACCGGCATCGAGGCGCGGCTCGAAGGCAGCCTCTTCGTGAGGTACTACGTCCCGGCCGGCGACGGCAGGCGACGGATCCGCGTGGACACGCGGGAGGTCCCGTGTGGTGGCCCCGAAGACGATGTGTTATGGGGTGAGCTGGTACGCTTTCAGCTGGCGGGGAACGGCCAAGGAGCCGCCGTGGCCGCGCCGGGCAAGGTCGCCTTCGAGCTCCGGTGGAGGCCGCGGCCGTCGACGATCGGGCTGGCGGCGTTGCTGGGGACGGGGAGGCCATCGTCGCGGGTGCTGGCTCGGACTGAACTCGCCGTGGCGACAAAGTCGGCGTCCACGGAGAGCTGGCTGAGGCTCTCTTCGGTGGGGCGGGAGCTGGGCGGCGGGTACAAGGCGCCCAAGCTGCTGGTCGAGGTCAaggtcgtccacggcgccgtccctGCTGCCGGTCACTTGACCGTGAAGGCGAGGAAGTCGAGCGGCGGCGTGAACCAGTGCTGCCGTGGCGGCGAGAGCTGCCGTAGCTGCGGGTGGGTCGGGACAGAGAAAGACATGTTCCTCGCGGCGACGTTTCCTCACTAG
- the LOC139835744 gene encoding uncharacterized protein: MQRAALGPEEEMSDLEIYNKMRLKKPDLSQPQPSLPEYFGTYAEDVENYCEMVRHRHPEVDDPMSAEVDEESLVLSSGGLPHGRLAMLNKAVKHTLTTTFTRLKAGLTKDSPPLPPRRRARQQPAYDPDFEAAYVAAHQEYQVAFNQHQQQFMEYMAYIHHKRPLDGRLRSLCYAERRYADGWRQPSALCGYADGDVYAEGHLCSAEADLPRGDTPRGTVGAPCAEGNAVLRRGPAAVGISPDSCSDCAHEAYAYPFDDGRAPLSTRRYA, from the exons atgcagagggccgcgttaggacccgaggaggagatgtctgacctcgagatatacaacaagatgcggcttaagaagcctgatctctcgcagcctcagccctcgctccctgagtacttcggcacctacgccgaggacgtcgagaactactgcgagatggtgaggcatcgtcacccggaggtggatgaccccatgagcgcggaggtcgacgaggagtcgttggtcctgtcgtccggagggttgccgcatggccgtctcgccatgctgaacaaggccgtcaagcataccctcaccacgaccttcacgcgtctcaaggcgggactcaccaaggacagcccccctctcccgcctcgtcgccgggctcggcaacaacccgcatacgac cctgacttcgaggcggcctacgtggccgctcatcaagaatatcaggtggccttcaaccagcaccagcagcagttcatggagtacatggcatatatacat CACAAACGGCCGTTAGACGGACGGCTCCGGTCACTGTGCTACGCCGAGCGCCGCTACGCCGACGGGTGGCGCCAGCCGTCGGCCCTCTGCGGCTACGCCGACGGTGACGTCTACGCCGAGGGTCACCTGTGCTCTGCCGAGGCCGACCTTCCCCGAGGAGATACGCCGAGGGGCACCGTCGGCGCACCGTGTGCCGAGGGCAACGctgtgctacgccgagggccggcggccgtcggcataTCCCCTGATTCCTGTAGTGACTGCGCCCATGAGGCATATGCATATCCCTTCGATGATGGCCGCGCGCCACTGAGCACTCGGAGATATGCATAA